Proteins encoded together in one uncultured Desulfosarcina sp. window:
- a CDS encoding inositol monophosphatase family protein → MSQEPTHGIEALTSFAIEAIRTAGQTAMERYGKGRGADKFDQGLVTRAELQISQHFKQSLGNRFPDHLMFTSKTLDTAYTHDSRRYLWIFDPIDGVDNYQAGIPIWGMSLALLENFWPVFGAFFMPATGDLFHARAGGDAFWGENRIRMASDRVIDDESVMFTFSRFHQHYLSRFPGKIRNLGCTGAHLCYVAMGRADVAVTANESFQDLAAARMIVEAAGGQLYKAGGGKFYLNDYLNGERIEEHLIVTSSGSCQAVLECLEKRS, encoded by the coding sequence ATGTCACAGGAGCCAACCCATGGAATTGAAGCCCTGACTTCGTTTGCCATCGAAGCCATTCGCACTGCCGGCCAGACGGCCATGGAGCGTTACGGCAAAGGCCGGGGGGCGGACAAATTCGACCAGGGTCTAGTCACCCGGGCGGAATTACAGATCAGCCAGCACTTCAAGCAATCCTTGGGCAACCGGTTCCCCGACCACCTGATGTTCACCAGCAAAACCCTGGATACCGCCTACACCCATGACAGTCGGCGATACCTGTGGATCTTCGATCCCATCGACGGGGTGGACAATTACCAGGCGGGGATTCCCATTTGGGGAATGTCCCTGGCGCTGCTGGAAAATTTCTGGCCGGTCTTCGGCGCCTTTTTCATGCCGGCTACCGGGGATCTGTTTCACGCCCGGGCCGGCGGGGACGCCTTCTGGGGCGAAAACCGCATCCGTATGGCCAGTGACCGCGTCATCGACGACGAGAGCGTGATGTTCACTTTTTCGAGGTTTCACCAGCATTATCTCTCGCGGTTTCCGGGAAAAATCAGAAACCTGGGCTGCACGGGCGCGCACCTGTGCTACGTGGCCATGGGGCGGGCGGATGTGGCGGTTACCGCCAACGAATCATTTCAGGATCTGGCCGCCGCCCGCATGATTGTCGAGGCGGCTGGCGGTCAGCTCTATAAAGCCGGCGGCGGGAAGTTTTACCTCAATGACTACCTGAACGGCGAGCGGATCGAAGAGCACCTGATAGTGACCTCTTCCGGAAGCTGCCAGGCCGTGCTGGAATGTCTGGAAAAGCGGTCCTAA
- a CDS encoding aminoacyl-histidine dipeptidase has product MDAATRTVIDYFEKINRIPRCSKNEQQISRWLQDWASERGWQTESDAAGNLVVRVPASKGFEQAPVVIIQGHVDMVCEKQAGSSHDFTKDPIRMEQKGDWLTARETTLGADNGIAVAMALALVDDPDVKHPPLELYFTVDEETGLTGVLQMDPGLLSGRILINLDSEDEGTFIVGCAGGRNTTMERVLTMETVDEPLTLLSLFADGMQGGHSGVDIAKHRANANKILARLLKAGMAVTPMRLAALSGGTGRNVIPRSCQALVGCRPEEADALKEAFEAAGRLMEAEYRATDPKLSTRIEIKEPVQSGFRCASQADTAMVVNLILALPSGPVEMSPDFPLLVQTSANLSMIEILDDRLQITSSQRSSVPSRLDAVCQAVEAAGMLAGAEVSTNSGYPSWPVNRESPLLERCESLYLRLFDTEPTVQVMHAGLECGVIGNRCPGMDMVSLGPTMENPHSPSERLYLPSVEKVWRLMVALLASFESEG; this is encoded by the coding sequence ATGGATGCCGCAACCCGCACGGTGATCGACTATTTTGAAAAAATCAACCGGATTCCGCGCTGTTCGAAAAACGAACAGCAGATCTCCCGTTGGCTGCAGGATTGGGCATCAGAACGCGGTTGGCAGACCGAATCGGATGCGGCGGGAAATCTGGTGGTTCGGGTGCCGGCCTCCAAAGGCTTCGAGCAGGCGCCGGTCGTCATTATCCAGGGGCATGTGGATATGGTGTGCGAGAAGCAGGCCGGGTCCAGCCATGACTTTACCAAAGATCCCATCCGGATGGAGCAAAAGGGCGACTGGTTGACCGCCCGGGAAACCACCCTGGGCGCGGACAACGGGATCGCCGTCGCCATGGCCCTGGCCCTCGTGGACGACCCGGATGTCAAGCATCCACCGCTGGAACTGTATTTTACGGTGGACGAGGAGACCGGTTTGACCGGCGTGCTTCAGATGGACCCCGGCCTGCTTTCCGGCCGCATCCTGATCAACCTGGATTCCGAGGATGAAGGCACATTTATTGTCGGCTGCGCCGGGGGACGCAATACGACGATGGAGCGGGTGCTGACGATGGAGACAGTGGATGAACCATTGACCCTGCTTTCGTTGTTCGCAGATGGCATGCAGGGCGGGCACAGCGGGGTCGACATCGCCAAGCATCGTGCCAACGCCAACAAGATCCTCGCCAGGCTGCTGAAGGCCGGAATGGCCGTGACGCCCATGCGGCTTGCAGCGCTTTCCGGCGGCACCGGTCGAAACGTGATCCCCCGTTCCTGCCAGGCGCTGGTGGGCTGCCGCCCGGAGGAGGCCGATGCGCTCAAAGAGGCTTTCGAGGCTGCCGGCCGGTTGATGGAGGCGGAATACCGGGCAACGGATCCAAAGCTGAGCACCCGGATCGAAATAAAGGAACCCGTCCAAAGCGGCTTCCGCTGTGCCTCGCAGGCCGATACGGCCATGGTGGTCAATCTGATCCTCGCCCTGCCCAGTGGGCCGGTGGAGATGTCTCCCGATTTTCCGCTGTTGGTCCAGACCTCCGCCAACCTGTCTATGATTGAAATTCTGGACGACCGGTTGCAAATCACATCCAGCCAGCGCAGTTCCGTGCCGTCCCGTTTGGATGCGGTCTGCCAGGCCGTGGAGGCGGCCGGTATGCTTGCCGGCGCCGAGGTCAGTACCAACAGCGGTTATCCTTCATGGCCGGTCAACCGGGAGTCGCCACTGCTCGAACGCTGCGAGAGTCTGTACCTGCGGTTGTTCGATACCGAACCCACGGTGCAGGTCATGCATGCCGGGCTGGAGTGCGGCGTGATCGGTAACCGCTGTCCCGGGATGGATATGGTTTCCCTGGGCCCCACAATGGAAA
- a CDS encoding zinc ribbon domain-containing protein: protein MPVYEFQCKCGHITEELVRMDTKSIECPICHEKAKKIISACSFELKGGGWYADGYASKKK, encoded by the coding sequence ATGCCGGTTTACGAATTTCAATGCAAATGCGGCCATATTACCGAAGAACTGGTACGGATGGATACCAAATCGATCGAGTGCCCCATATGCCACGAAAAGGCCAAAAAGATTATCTCCGCGTGCAGTTTTGAACTGAAAGGCGGCGGATGGTACGCGGACGGGTACGCTTCGAAGAAAAAATAG